GCAATCGCAAGCGACCCCAGGTAAACGAAGACACCATCTGGTGTGCCACTTCCAAGTTGTTTGGCGGCAGCGGTAGCCTGGGGAAGCGCCGTGGCGGCTTTCTGTTTATCGAAGAACAGTGGAAGAAGATCGCCGGTCAGTCCAGTCGACTTATCGAAATCAGGTCGGCGGCTGCCAGGCAGTTTGCTGACCTCTGCTCGGTTAGATCTCAAGATTCTAAGGGCACAGAAGTAAGCTTCCACCGCCGAGGCACGGTCTCCCTCAGCTAAGCGGCCCCACATTGTGGCTAGGCAAACCATCAGGGCAACGTTGCTTTCACGATCTTTGTAGCGTGAAAACACTTGCTCGGCCGGTTCACGAGCCCCCGCATAGTCTCCCACTTTGAGTCGCTGGTGAATACGGAACAGGGGGATACCTAATTCATCGCGGAGACGATCGAAATCGGTTTGCTTATCAGGGCTGACCGTACCCAACTCGATTTCGTACCAAGGAATCAAGTTGTTATCCGTTACTTTGACCCCTTCCTCGTCGAAACCGATGACGGTGACATCTTGGATGAGCGTCAGATCGCGCAAGATCAAACGGTCGGCAAGGGCGGTCGAAGCGGTTCCGATGAGCCAGATCGATAAGCAAAACGTCAGGGATCGAAGTAGCCACGAACCAGCCACCGTTGGCTTAAAAGGCGGAGACATGGCGATAAGTACCTCCGGAGTCCGTGGCGATTTGTCGCATGAATTGTTCCGCCGATTTGTCGAGGAATGAGATTGCATGAATCTTGGCTTTCGAACTACCACCAATATTCATCGCCTTGACCTGGGGAGGCACATCCGGTTCAAACAAACCATCGGTCATGAAGAAGATCGCATCAGGAGTCGGCATCAAGCGGAACGCTTCCTGAAAAGCCGATAGCGGCATGGTGCCCCCCTGAGCATGCACTGTATTAAGCCACTTTTTTACGCTCTCGAGGTCTCGTTTCGGGTTGCGCCAACCTTTTTGTGTGTAAGGAACCGCTTGGCTATTGAAGAAGATAATTTGAAATTCCGACTCGCGTGACATACTGCGGACCGCTTCTAGAATCTCTTCCTTCACGAAGTCGAGTTTGGCACCATCCATACTGCCACTACAGTCGGCGATAATGCAAATTCGCGATCCTTCGGCCCGAACGCCCATGAAGGTCGTTCCAGCGCCGACCGCTCCACCACCACCTCCAATAGTATTTAGGGAATTGGCGGCACCGCCCGATGCTCCGGTAGGAAGTAACTGCGAGAGGCTGACCTCTTGTCCCATGTCGGAAGTGGCCGCCGTGGGAGGTTGAATGTCGGCGACCAATTCGTCGAGACTCGCCGTATCGGATGATTGCTCCATCTCGCTGGCATCAAGGACTTCACCCGAGTTGTCGGTCAAATCAACCCCGGGAAGAGGGCCGATGTTGACTTCCTCCCCTTCTGGAACACCACTGGTATAGTTGCACTGCACCAAGGCGAGCAGAAACAGAAGTCCCCCATGGAACAATAGGGAAGCGAAGCCTGAGATGCTGTCGTTCAGCCAACTATGGAGGGGCGCCTCCTTTTGCTGCTCTTCGGTTTCGTGCAACGTCTCGGCATCGGGAAGACGAACCACATTTCCGCAGTGCGGACATACGACTTCCCCACCCAATTGTTGGGCCGTGGCCGTCAGATGCTTGCCACAATAAAAACAGGAAAGTTGCATGAGGGGAGAACTCGCGAAAAGCCTCAACTCGCAGGCAGGACCGGCAAGCTGCTAAAATCAGAAGAGCGTAGCAGTTGCGCCCTTTATGAGGGGGCGCCAGCACATTTATCATCGTAGGAATAGAATTCAAACCGGTCAATCAAACGGCACGAGAGTTTTCCGACGGTTGCGGCCTTTTTCCCGAGAGAAACTGCCCGGCTTGGCGTTTACCAAGCACCCTTCTATCCCGATACCATCGACAACAAGTTAAACTAGGGTCGCATGTGCCATCAATTTGGCGGGGCGTACCTACCGGACACCCCCCGAAGTTGATCGCCATTGGCCACCCTTCGATTGCCGGATGGCACCCTTGCCTTGGATCCGTCTCTTAATCGAGCGTCCTCACCCATCGAGCTTTCAGCACGTAGAGAAATTGATGTCAGAAAACGGAAAGAACTTTGCCGGATTGAATGTTGCCTCGTTCGAGAGCCGTCGCGGTAAAGAAATGGCGATGCTGATCGAGAAGTTCGGCGGCGTGCCCCATGTTAGCCCCTCGATGCGAGAAGTGCCACTCAAAGAGAACCAGCCCGCCATCGATTTCGCCAATCGTGTGATCACCGGGCAAATCGATATCGTAGTCTTCATGACCGGTGTCGGCTTTAATCACCTGCTGGCAGCGATTAATCGAAAGGTCGATAAGCAGCAATTCTTCGATGCCTTGTCGGACATTGTCACGATTACGCGTGGTCCCAAGCCGGTTGCCGCGATGCGTGAAGTTGGCCTCACGCCGACAATCAAAGTGCCAGAGCCCAACACCTGGCGCGAGATTCTGCAAACGATCGACACCGAGATCCACATTGCCAACCAAACATTGGTGGTTCAAGAGTACGGTGTAACCAATGCCAGTCTCGTAGCCGGGCTCGAGGCGCGTGGTGCGAACGTCGAAGCGCTGCATGTTTACGATTGGGATTTACCAGAAGACATCGGCCCCTTGGCGGCAAACATTCAGAAGGTGATCGATGGGGACATTGATGTCTCAATGTTCACCTCAGCCAATCAATTGAACCATGTCTTGAAGCTTGCCGAACGTCAGGGACAACTCGAAGCGTTTTCAGCTGCTTTGCGTGGTACCGTGATTTGCAGTGTCGGTCCCACCATGAGCGAGCGACTCCGTGACTTAGGCTATCCGGTCGATGTCGAGCCAGCCCATCCCAAGATGGGGCCCCTCGTCGCGGCAGCTGCCGAACGTTCGAAAGACATCTTGGTTCGCAAACGTCAGATACGTGCAGTCTTAGAGGAGACAACGAAAGTGGCACTCAACAAGGACGCTCCTTGGTACAACAGCCCATTCCTAAAAGCTTGCCGTCGTGAGCCGACGGATGTCACCCCTGTATGGCTGATGCGACAAGCAGGGCGATATATGAAGGAGTATCGCGACGTCCGCGCCAAGACAACTTTTCTCGACTTATGCCGGAATCCTCAGTTGTGCAGCGAAGTGATGTGCACTGCGGTGAATAAGCTGGGTGTCGACGCGGCGATCATCTTCTCTGACTTGCTGCCGATCCTACAGCCAATGGGATTGGATTTGGAATTCGCCAAAGGGGAAGGCCCGGTCATTCATAATCCGATTCGAGACGCTGCCGACGTCGACCGTGTGCTGGAATTAGAAAGCACCGATTCGTTGCACTACGTGATGGAAACGGTCAAACAGACACGTGCTGATTTGCCAGCAGATATGCCGTTGATCGGCTTCGCTGGGGCTCCGTTCACGCTGGCCAGCTACGCGATTGAAGGGGGCGGGAGTCGCGACTACGTTAATACGAAGACCCTCATGTTTCGCGATCCAGGTGCCTGGCGTGAACTGATGGAGCGATTTGTCCGAGCGATCTCTCGTTACTTAAACGCTCAGATCGCATCGGGCGCTCAGGCGGTACAATTGTTCGATTCCTGGGCAGGGGCACTCGGACCGGATGACTATCGTCGGTACGTGTTGCCGTACGTGAAGGATATCGTCGCTCAAATCGCACCTGGGGTGCCGGTGATCAACTTCGCCACCGGAAACCCCGCCTTGCTACCGATGCTAGCCGAATCTGGGGCAGCGGTCGTGGGTGTTGATTGGCGGATCCGGCTCGATGTCGCCTGGGAGACGGTTGGCCACAACATCGCTGTGCAAGGCAACCTCGATCCAGTCTCGCTGCTGGCAGATCCGATTGAACTTCGCCGTCGAGCCAAGGAGGTACTCGATCAAGCTGCTGGCCGACCAGGACATATCTTCAATCTTGGTCACGGCGTCATGCAGCAAACACCGGTTGACAACGCACGCGCACTGGTCGACATGGTGCACGAAATGAGCCAGCGCTAATCGTGATCGAGCAAGGAAAGTCGCTTGGCCACCGAATGGGTCAGGCGATAGAACAAGTTAATCGGAGGGATCGTCCTTGCGGCGAGGCCGATCTCTTCAGGCGATCGCAGGCATCGTATCGCTGATGCGCCGCTGATCGAAATCGCCCCCGCTGACAATGGGCGTTTGCAGTGTCACTTGCACCGGTTCGGCCAATTGGCGAAATGCCTTGGTTGGCATGGCCATCGTCTTCCAGCGAGGCGAAATCTTCCGAGCCCAAGCCAGGTAAAGATCGAGCCGTACTCCGATGAATGCGTAAAGACGTTCCTGGTGGACGAATAGTTGGCGATCCGGCACCGGAGCCATGTCACCGACTACTTCATAGGCAAAGACGAGCAAACCGCGAAACTGCGGGCCCAGCAGTCGCTGCCACTGTGACAAGCTGTGCAAATCGTCAGTGGTCGTCCAGTTCTTCCAATAGCGGTTCCGGCGACCTGAAGGGAACTTTCGTCCCTTGATATCGATCAGCCAGGACATCTCTCCCCCCGAGGGGGAGGCAATGAAGTCAAGGTTTTTCAACGAACCGCTTCCTAACAAAGCCCGACGACGTTCGTCGACGGCGATGTATGGAATCTTCTGCTGGCGTAGAAACGCCTCGAAGGCAACTTCGTAATGATTGGTCCGGATGGTCATTTTTGTTGTCACTCCCAAGGGACGCGAATGGGAAGCCGGGGTCCTTGGCTGGCTTCACTATCGCAACTTGGGGTGACAACAGATTGTCACGGGGGTTATGCGGAGTCCCGTAGAATTTTCGGAATTGCCGCAATTAGTTCAGCAGCATCCTCTTGCAGACTGACGGTTTGCGAGTCGCCTGTCTTCAGATCTTTCAGCTGGCAGCTGTTCTCAGCGAGCTCTCGATCGCCAGCGACAATCGCGACTTTAAACCCACGTCGATCGGCATACTTCAGCTGCTGACCAAGCTTTTTCGCATCGGGGTACAGCTCGACATTGAAACCCGCTCCACGCAACTGGGATGCGATCTTCAGATAGGCTTGTAAGCTTGACTCATCGAAATAGGGGATGAAAACTTCGGCTGGCGTCGTTCGTTGTTCGAGCCGGCCAAGCTCTTCCATGGCGGCAAGCAAACGGTCCAAACCGAGCGAAGCCCCGATCCCGGGAAGTTCCTGGTTGGTGTAGAGGCTGGCTAAATCGTTGTAACGACCACCACTGCAAACACTTCCGATCTCTGGCAACTCGCCCAGGAAGGTCTCGAAGATCGTCCCGGTATAATAGTCCAACCCGCGAGCAATCGAGACGTCGATTTGTAATCGATCAGACGGAACACCTGCTGCGGCGGTTGCTTGGGTTAGTTCACGAAGCTGTCCGACACCAGTCTCACCCTTTTCGCTCCCAGCGACCAGTTTATCGAGGGCGCTCAGAATCTCGTCTGAAGTACCCCCGATTTCAGCCAGCTTCAGCACCTGGGCCGCTTGCTCAGCCGTAGCGCCTGCTGCTTGTTGCATTTCCGCGGCTACCTTTTCTGGCCCGATCTTCGCCAGCTTGTCGAGTGCTCGGAGGATCTCGGTCGACTTCTCGGACAGGTCGAGCTTCTCCAGCAAGCCAGAAAGGACTTGGCGATTGTTAACCCGGACCGTGAACGCCTCGAAGCCGATCGCCAGCATCAAGTCATGAATTACCAGAGCGGTCTCGATATCAGCGACCAGTGATTTGGTACCGATCGTGTCGAAATCACACTGCATAAACTCTCGATAGCGACCCCGCTGAGGTGCCTCGCCACGCCAGACGGTGGCAATGTGATAGCGCTTGAACGGTGTTCCCAACACGCCGATGTGCTGTGCGGCGAAACGGGCCAATGGAACCGTCAGATCAAACCGCATCCCAACGTCGCGCTTACCTTGGTCCTCGAAGCGAAACATCTGGCGATCGGTTTCTTCGCTTCCTTTGCCCAGCAAGATTTCGGCGTATTCCAGCGTGGGCGTATCGATCGGGGCGAAGCCATACGATCGATAGACTTTCCGCGCTGTGTTGATCAGCTGTTCGCGAGGCATCATCGCGTCTGGAAGATAGTCGCGAAAGCCCTTCAATGTGCGAGGCTGGATCAGTTTCTTCTTGTTGGACATGGAATTGATCAGTGAGCTGGAGATTCAAGTTTGTCGTTGGACGGACAAGCTGAGACGTGGACTTGTTCGCGGCGGTTGGCATCTACGAAAGAATCGGCAGTTCTGGCGGTTTGGGGCTACGCATGCTTTGACCAGGTCGGCGAGGCATGGTCGCTTCGGCGTACTCCCAGATCTGCTCTGGGGTTTCAAAGTACTTTTCGTAGCACCAGTCGTCGTCATACTCGCACGCGTCGGTTGTGTAGTCGCGGCAAATCTGGGGACGAGTCTCGTAGATCCCACACATATTATCGTCGCGCAGGTGCTTGCAAGTTGTGTGAACCAGCAGATACCAGACATCATCGTCTTTGAAGACCGAAGCCCGATCGTGCAACAGATACCAGCGGATGAATTCGAAATCGGCGAATTCCGTAGGGGTTTCGATCGGTAGAGCAAAGTATCGGCAGCACTTCGCGGTGCAGAACTCGCATAGGACCTGATCAGGCCCCACATCTTCTCGGCTTGGCTTCGTATCGAGCATTTCTGGCCATCCTCGGCGTTCTGGTGGCGTGGGTAAGATATGCAGCTTGTTCGGACAGAGTAGCAAACGCGTGCTACAATGCCTAGTTCGGGTCGATGTTCGAAAGTGTGATAATCAAGCGAATTCCGGTTAGTTTACCCGGTTTCGCTTCCTTCTCTCGCACCGTTAGGTGGCGGGGGGATCCGGACGATTCCCACTCGAAAAAGGCTGCAGGCAATGTTCGTTGTGATAACCGCGGTTGGACCCGATAACGTCGGATTGGCCGATCCGATCATTCACTATGTAACGGGGCTGGGGGCGAACATTGCTGAGATCCAGATGTACGATCATGACGAAGAGGCCGTCTTTGCCATGTTTCTGCGAATTCAGATCAATCCTGAATTGTACACGTCTCTTCGCACGGCTCTGTCCGAGATTGGTCGATTGAAGAAATTATCGGTGCGTGTCTGGTCGGCCGACATTCGTCAAGAATCCCCCCGTGTGGCAATTTGCACGACTTACCGTCCTGAGCCCGCCCTGGCGGTTCTTAAAGCGATGAAGGCTGGCGAAATCAAAGCAACTCCCGCCGTGATGATTGGCAATCGCGACAACTGCAAACCTCTGTCAGAGGAATATGGCGTCGACTGGCATAGCATCGGCGGCGAAAAGGGGGAAGCGGACGACGATCGCATGATCGAAATCCTCGATCAGTACGATGTCGACTACGTTCTGCTGGCCCGCTACATGCGAATTTTGCCGGCGGCCAGTTGCTGGAAATATGCTGGTGGCCGCATCATCAATTTGCATCATGGCTTGTTGCCCAGCTTTCCTGGGATTCGTCCCTATCACGATGCTAACGAGTCACGCATGTTGACTTTTGGGGCGACCTGCCATTTTATTGTCCCGGAATTGGACGCCGGAAATCAGATTATCCATCAAGAGACCTTCTCGGTCGAACCGGGCACCAAGATCGACGAGATCATCCGCGTTGGCCAAGAGGTCAACGAGCCAGCCTGTCTCGTGAAAGGGCTGCAACGCGTCGTCGATCGAGAAATCGAGCTTCACTTTCACCGTGTCGTTCCGCGCAAAGGAATGTGAAACAGCGCAAGCCCGCTGCTTGTCTTCGTGGCTTACCTTCGATCGCGGTTCCAGTTTTCATTGCAATGATTCCCCGATCTCTTCTGATTGTACTGCTCGTAGTGAATGGTGGAGGCAAGGCGGGGGGGATTCCAGATTACCCCGCAATACTCGATTTGCTGTAAGTGGGAATCGGCCTAGGTTTGAAGAGGCATTTTCCAGAACTTGGCGAACCTGATTCGCATTGGATAAGGATGCCTCTACGAATTTAGATCGCCAATGAATTGGCGTATGGTGGGCAGACCATGCGATATCGACTTCTTGTCATCGAAAGCAACGTAGCAATGCGCGAGCAATTGCTGACTGCGCTTTCGGTACATCATGACGTAAAAACCTTACTGGACGGAACCGAGGTCCATCAGGCTATCGCTGAATTCAAGCCTGAATTGATCCTTCTCGACTTTCACTTGGCGGACGGATCGGCTATCGAAATCTGTCATTCGATCCGCCATCTACTCGTTGAACGGCAGATCCAATTGTTAGTGCTTGGCCAGGGAATGGGCGAAGCGGAACGTTTACAGGCATTCGCTGCCGGTGCCGACGATATCATCGATAAGTCGATTGGACAACTTGAACTGAACGCCAAGATCGACGTTCTCATGCGACTACGAAGTGCCTTGGTGAGGGCCACGTCGGCGGAACGAAAGCTGGAAGGGTATACTCGCGAACTCGAACGAATTGTGGATAAGCGGTCTCTCGCGATTCAAGCAACGCAAGATATCGCCGTGTTTGCTTTGGCAAAGTTAGCCGACTCACGCGATACCGAGACTGGCGAGCATTTGGTGCGGATGCGTGCCTATTCCCAGATGATCGCCGAACAACTCCGTATGAGTGGTCCGTATCAAGATGAAATCGACGATCAGTTTCTAGCTGATCTCTTTCGATCAAGCCCTCTACACGATATCGGCAAGGTCGGCATTTCAGATGCCATCTTATTGAAGCCAGGATCGTTGAACTCGGAAGAGTTTCAAGCGATGAAGGAGCACGTGCGAATCGGCGCAGAAACTCTCGAAGAGGCAGCCCGCAGCGGTCAAAGTGGATCGTTCTTTCACATGGCTGCGCAGATTGCTCGTTATCACCACGAACGTTGGGATGGTGAAGGTTACCTGGAAGGGCTCAGGGGAAGTCAGATACCACTCCCAGCACGCATTGTGAGTGTGGCGGATGTGTTCGACGCACTGACTAGCAAGCGTGTCTATAAAGAAGCGATCCCTCGCGAATCAGCCCGCGAAATGATACGCGAAGGTAGCGGTACCCAGTTTGATCCTACGATTGTTGATGCTTTTCTCCACGCGTTCGACAAGATGGTTGCATTATCAAATCAGCCATCACAGGCAGTTCGTTTCCAAGCCGCTTTGCCGACCTGGAAAGCCAATCATCATTGGGGCAAGTATCAAGCCACGGTCGAATCGTTTAACAAAGAGAAACTATTGGTGGTCGAAAGTGGTTCGATCGAACTCGGCTCGATTTCCAACTGGATGCAGTCGGCGGGAATGAACGTGCGTCGTTGTGAAAGCTACACCGAGGCGATGGAACTCATTCGTGAGGACTGTCCGACCGTTCTGATCACGAACTGGGGAGTGACTGATCCCGACTGCGAGATGTTCTTCCGTTGGATTCGTGAAGAGCATCTTCCGCAATACGTTTACACCATGGCTGTTATCGATCATCAAGAGATCTTGGAAGCCTCGAAAATCTATCGACTGGGGGTGGACGATGTGATCTCGCAAGAAATCAGCCGCGATGAGCTACTAGCTCGCCTTAACTCGGCAGTTCGCGTGATCGAGCTGGAGAATCATTTAAGGAATGTCGAGCGACACGATCCATTAACAGGACTGGCGACGCTTCGCTACCTGAACGATCAACTAAAACGGGAATGGGCTCGGACACGCAATTATCGTTTGCCGGTGGCGTGCGTGATTATCGATATCGACGACTTCAGCGAGATCAACCAGAAGTACGGTATGGAGGTCGGCGACAAGGTCCTTCAGAAGTTGGCCGAGACAATCTCAGAGCAAGGACGCGTCATCGATTACTTGTGCCGACTCGATTGCGATCGGTTGTTGCTCGTGTTGCCGGAGTGCGCCGAGATTAATGCGTTTCGGATTGCGAAACGAATCGAGATGCAGATTGAGAAGGTCACCGTCGATGTGGGGAGTGATCAGATCCGGTATTCGGTAAGCATGGGAGTGGCGCAACGAACGAAGCAAACCCCCAATCTTGAATCACTGCTTGATCATGCCAAGGCCGCACTCGCTGTCGCTAAGAAGTCCGGCAAAAGAAGCGTGGTTCGTTATCAAGATTGCGAAGACTGTACCGGGACGATTGTGGAAGGGGATCAGGTTCGTAATCATCTCGAACACATGACCGCCTCCGAGATCATGGTGGCTCCTATCAAATGCATCATCGAGAGCGAACCGGTCGAAGCGGCTGTCAAGTTGCTGTTGAGCAACGATTTTAATTCAGTGCCGGTTGTGGATGAGCATGGCAATTTGACGGGTGTCATTTCCGAGAAGGATCTCATGTTGGCGTTACGGAAGCACGATGCCTGGAACTCACCCGTCAGCGAGTTCATGCGACAAGATGTCGTTCGTTTTGAAGAGAATGAGCCGGCCATCCATGTGTACGAGTTTTTGAGCCAGGCAAGCATTCGCCGTGTCATCATCGTACGTGACAATCGGCCAACCGGCGTGATCAGTCGAGGAAGTTGCTTGCGATCGCTTCAAACTCAAGGGACTGACGCAATGCTTGGAAGCCCTGAAGAATTGGCTTCGATGCTTGATTCTGGAGTATACGAGTCGGCCACGCTGGGGCAACTTCGCGATCTCGTCAAGCAGTTCCGACAGGTGAGCGAATATCGCCGGTCGAAAGAGCTACAGATCTAACACGCCCCTCGCTTGCTATTCAGACGCATCTGTGGCTGTTACGATAAAGTATGCGTAACGAGTTCGTTTCAGATCGTATGCCATGGGGTATTTCGTCGTGTCGCAGGAAGTTTTTGACCAATTTCGCCAGCAAATTGAATCGCTGGGAACGGAAGCGGCCATCGATCAGATGATCGAGTATTTCCGCCAGGAAAAGCAGCACTTTCAACTTTTTGAAATGTTCAAGCTGCGTGCTCGTGCGCAGCTCGGGCTGCCACTCTTGTTCCCTGGCGTTGCCGAGGATTTGACGGAAGATCAACGCGATCAGCTGGAAGATGCCCTGGTCGAGGCATGCGACGAAGTGGGACGCATGTTGCTGGACGAAGGGAAGATTCGCGAAGGCTGGTACTATCTGCGTCCTGTTGGCGACAAGACTCCCGTCATCGACGCACTGCAGCAAGCAGAAGTTGATGAAGAGAACCTCGAAGACTTAATCGAAGTGGCTCTCTACGAAGGAGTGGCTCCCGAGATTGGTTTTCGCTGGATGCTCGAACATTACGGTACATGCAATTCTGTCACCACTTATGAGCAGCAACTTGCTGGGATGCCGCCGGTCGCCCAGCAACCACTTGCCGCGCTACTGCTGGACCATGTTTACGACGAACTAATGGGTACGGTGTCAGCCGATATAGCGCATCAGGAAGGTACTGATCCTCAAGAGAAGACAATCAGCGAAATGATCGCTTCACGCGACTGGTTGTTCGCAAACTCAGCTTACCATATCGATACCAGTCACCTCGCGGCGACGGTCCGTTTCGTCCGCGTGCTGCGCGACGAAGCCCATCTGCGCAAAGCGTTGGAACTTGTCGACTACGGTTCGCGACTGGATCCCGCTTTCCAGTACGAACAAACGCCACCTTTCACAGAGCTTTATCCAAGCCACAAGATTTACTTTCAGACTTTGCTCGGAGAGGATACCGAAGCCGGATTAGCCTACTTCCGTGAAAAGGCGGAAGCCTCTGACATCCGCCGAGAGGGTTCCTTGGCGATCGAAACTTATATCGAGCTTCTCTCACGCTTGGGACGTCACGACGAAGCGTTGGTAGCCGCACTGAAGATGATTCCGGCAGGCGTCCATACGATTGGAGTCGCACCCAGCTTGATCGAGCTGAGCGAGAACGCCCAGAACTATGAACCGCTCGCGAAGTATTCGCAGGAGCAAGGGGACATGCTGGGCTACGCAACGGCACTCTTATTTGCGAATCGGAACGCCCCCAAGTAAGTCGCGCGGAAGTATTGCCTACGAATAAAACCCTGGCGGAACTTGGTCGCTACCAAACCGTTGTTCCTTCCATGGATCTCCGAGATTGTGGTAGCCGCTTCGCTCCCAATAGCCGGGCTCGTCTGTGGCGGAAAGTTCAATGGCTTTAATCCACTTTGCACCTTTCCAGGCATAAAGCCGGGGAACGATTCCTCGTACGGGGCCGCCGTGGTCGGCATTCAGTTCCATGTCGTCATGCTTATCGGCAAGTAAGCAATCGTCATGGAGGAACTCTTCAAGCGGGATGTTGGTCGTCCAGCCGTTATCGTAGCCGTGGCATATCACGAACTTCGCTTCGGGTTTTATGCCGGCTTCATCGAGAAGGTACTTCGTTGAAACGCCTTCCCACATGTTTCCTAAGCGTGACCACTGCGTAACACAATGGAAATCTGCGAAGACCTTAACACGCGGCAAGGCTTGGAACTGATCCCAATTGTAAGTTCGTTCATTCTCGACGAGCCCAAACACACGTAGCGACCACGTTTCCTTGGTCACCTCAGGGACGATCGTCGCATGAAGCACAGGCCATTTCTTGGTGCGACTTTGGCCTGGTGGGATGCGATTGTCCCGATAGGTATCGCGGCTAATGATCACCTCTTCATCGGTCACATGGTGGTGACCTGGGACTTCGCCACTTTGATACTTCGCTCGGTCGTGATCTTCAGGATTCATGCGTTATCGTGAGAAATTGTAGTTCGAGATAGCAAATCATTCAGCTTATGACGAGCCGCATCCGCTTGCTGGCCCTGCAATAATCGCAAGGTATCGCTCAGATGTTCTATTTGTCGCTTGTTAAACGGGATGGCCTGACCAACTTGCGGCGGGATGGGGACCAAGTGCTTTACGATCGCCGAGATCAGCTGCGGCACCCCTTGGCCAGTGACGGCACTGGTGGATAGCATCTCGCTGGAATCGGGTATCTTTAGTTCGGCAGCGAGATCGATCTTATTCACAACGTGCAAAGCTGACGGAAGCTGCTTCAACGATTCGTCCAACTCGTGAGGACGAAGATTGGTCGCGTCGTGCAGAACGAGGACGACATCCGCTTTTTCGAGAGCGGCTTTGGCCTTGGTGATACCGGCTTGTTCCAGTTCGTCGTCCGACAGTCGAATGCCAGCCGTATCGGAGAATTGCACAGGCCACCCATCTAAAGCGGTGGTCGCGTGCAAGACGTCGCGGGTTGTTCCAGGCATATCGAGCACAATTGCCCGATCATAGCCGATCATCTTATTCAAAAGGCTGCTTTTGCCAACATTGGGCGGGCCCGCCAACACAACCGACCAGGGGCGTGTCAGGTGCAGGCCGAACTTGCT
The genomic region above belongs to Blastopirellula marina and contains:
- a CDS encoding diguanylate cyclase domain-containing protein; this encodes MRYRLLVIESNVAMREQLLTALSVHHDVKTLLDGTEVHQAIAEFKPELILLDFHLADGSAIEICHSIRHLLVERQIQLLVLGQGMGEAERLQAFAAGADDIIDKSIGQLELNAKIDVLMRLRSALVRATSAERKLEGYTRELERIVDKRSLAIQATQDIAVFALAKLADSRDTETGEHLVRMRAYSQMIAEQLRMSGPYQDEIDDQFLADLFRSSPLHDIGKVGISDAILLKPGSLNSEEFQAMKEHVRIGAETLEEAARSGQSGSFFHMAAQIARYHHERWDGEGYLEGLRGSQIPLPARIVSVADVFDALTSKRVYKEAIPRESAREMIREGSGTQFDPTIVDAFLHAFDKMVALSNQPSQAVRFQAALPTWKANHHWGKYQATVESFNKEKLLVVESGSIELGSISNWMQSAGMNVRRCESYTEAMELIREDCPTVLITNWGVTDPDCEMFFRWIREEHLPQYVYTMAVIDHQEILEASKIYRLGVDDVISQEISRDELLARLNSAVRVIELENHLRNVERHDPLTGLATLRYLNDQLKREWARTRNYRLPVACVIIDIDDFSEINQKYGMEVGDKVLQKLAETISEQGRVIDYLCRLDCDRLLLVLPECAEINAFRIAKRIEMQIEKVTVDVGSDQIRYSVSMGVAQRTKQTPNLESLLDHAKAALAVAKKSGKRSVVRYQDCEDCTGTIVEGDQVRNHLEHMTASEIMVAPIKCIIESEPVEAAVKLLLSNDFNSVPVVDEHGNLTGVISEKDLMLALRKHDAWNSPVSEFMRQDVVRFEENEPAIHVYEFLSQASIRRVIIVRDNRPTGVISRGSCLRSLQTQGTDAMLGSPEELASMLDSGVYESATLGQLRDLVKQFRQVSEYRRSKELQI
- a CDS encoding sulfite oxidase-like oxidoreductase gives rise to the protein MNPEDHDRAKYQSGEVPGHHHVTDEEVIISRDTYRDNRIPPGQSRTKKWPVLHATIVPEVTKETWSLRVFGLVENERTYNWDQFQALPRVKVFADFHCVTQWSRLGNMWEGVSTKYLLDEAGIKPEAKFVICHGYDNGWTTNIPLEEFLHDDCLLADKHDDMELNADHGGPVRGIVPRLYAWKGAKWIKAIELSATDEPGYWERSGYHNLGDPWKEQRFGSDQVPPGFYS
- a CDS encoding GTPase, giving the protein MPNDRNKTFAAVLTPPARGAIATVGVRGKSAVAWSDRFFTSLSKKRLSEVEVGRVLVGHWQAPDEDLGEELVVAKLGSDRVEIHCHGGVQASRRIVRHLESAGCEIGSWQQWISGEAADAISSEAELLIPEAATELAALHLLDQAQGALSQAIVTIIEAIDDSNFEIAQRRIKELVRFSKFGLHLTRPWSVVLAGPPNVGKSSLLNKMIGYDRAIVLDMPGTTRDVLHATTALDGWPVQFSDTAGIRLSDDELEQAGITKAKAALEKADVVLVLHDATNLRPHELDESLKQLPSALHVVNKIDLAAELKIPDSSEMLSTSAVTGQGVPQLISAIVKHLVPIPPQVGQAIPFNKRQIEHLSDTLRLLQGQQADAARHKLNDLLSRTTISHDNA